In Aegilops tauschii subsp. strangulata cultivar AL8/78 chromosome 3, Aet v6.0, whole genome shotgun sequence, one genomic interval encodes:
- the LOC141042353 gene encoding uncharacterized protein, whose protein sequence is MLHSMGKDIESFPLPDIDKQHETTDDIPREIIEETSIEVDPEDASLHKNLNNEQRKAYDEILATVDRQRGGIFFVDGPGGTGKTFLYRALLATVHGQGKIAVATATSGVAASIMPGGRTAHSRFKIPLKIDNGAICRFTKQSGTGKVLQAASLILWDEASMTKRQTVEALDKSMRDITDRPDLPFGGKTIVFGGDFRQVLPVVQKGTRAQIVDASLRRSELWNCMRQLKLVRNMRAQNNSWFAEYLLRIGNGTEETNDDGEILLPTSICVPNKTDDNGLDRLINSIYQTGNASLKDPKYIISRAILSTRNDCVDKINLKMIDRFQGEEMVYHSFDSVEDDPHNYYPPEFLNTLTPNGLPPHMLKLKINCPIILLRNIDPANGLCNGTRLVVRGFQKNTIDAEIVVGQHSGMRVFPTSDTIMPL, encoded by the coding sequence ATGTTGCACTCAATGGGGAAAGACATAGAATCGTTTCCTCTTCCAGATATCGACAAACAGCATGAGACGACAGACGACATACCTAGGGAGATCATTGAGGAGACCTCCATCGAGGTGGACCCCGAGGACGCATCGTTGCATAAAAACCTCAACAACGAGCAGAGGAAGGCCTACGACGAAATCCTAGCCACGGTTGACCGCCAAAGAGGAGGTATATTCTTTGTCGATGGGCCGGGAGGCACAGGAAAAACTTTTCTTTACAGGGCGCTTTTGGCCACAGTGCACGGACAAGGCAAGATTGCTGTGGCGACGGCCACTTCCGGTGTTGCTGCTTCCATAATGCCTGGAGGGAGAACCGCACACTCGAGGTTTAAGATTCCACTAAAAATAGACAATGGAGCTATTTGTAGGTTCACAAAACAAAGTGGGACAGGAAAGGTACTCCAAGCGGCATCACTAATACTCTGGGATGAAGCATCTATGACTAAGAGGCAGACAGTGGAGGCGTTAGACAAAAGCATGCGGGACATAACGGACAGACCAGATCTTCCATTTGGTGGAAAAACTATTGTATTTGGGGGAGATTTTAGACAAGTGCTACCTGTTGTCCAGAAGGGAACCAGAGCCCAAATAGTAGATGCATCACTGCGCAGGTCAGAGCTCTGGAATTGCATGCGTCAATTGAAGCTTGTACGCAACATGAGGGCTCAAAACAACTCTTGGTTCGCAGAATACCTACTACGCATTGGGAACGGAACCGAGGAGACAAATGATGATGGTGAAATACTACTACCTACAAGCATATGTGTGCCAAATAAGACGGATGATAATGGCCTCGATAGACTCATCAACAGTATCTACCAAACAGGCAATGCTTCACTAAAAGATCCAAAGTACATCATATCAAGAGCAATTTTATCCACAAGGAACGATTGCGTAGACAAAATCAACCTAAAAATGATTGATCGCTTCCAGGGGGAGGAGATGGTGTACCACAGCTTTGATTCTGTAGAAGACGACCCACATAACTACTATCCACCAGAATTCCTAAACACCCTAACCCCAAATGGACTGCCTCCGCATATGTTGAAGCTCAAAATTAATTGTCCAATCATACTACTCAGGAACATCGACCCTGCTAATGGACTCTGCAATGGCACGAGGCTGGTCGTACGTGGTTTTCAAAAAAATACAATTGATGCAGAGATTGTGGTGGGACAGCACTCTGGAATGCGAGTTTTTCCTACCTCGGATACCATTATGCCCCTCTGA